The genomic stretch CTCGCTTATATCAATAAGTGCAACTTGGACAAAGCCATAATTAACGCAATTGTGAAAAGAGAACAATATACTCCGCCAAGCGCAAGTGCTGAGATTTTCCTGAAGAAAGTATTCTTCGAGGGAATGACACCATCACAACGACTAGCAACAGTAACGCACATCAACTTTAGACCCCAGTGCATCAAAACTTTGTCGCAAGTATTAAAGATTGCTGCCTCCACTGTACAAGAGTGGGGGCAAGATATTTCATTCAAAAAGATGCCCAAATATCATCAGCACACTTTGGGCTATGCTCTCGCTATCTTACAGCAGCATCAACAACACCAAGAAGAACAAGTCTTAAAGCTGCCAATCACCGCGTAGTATTCAGTTTGTTAAATAGAGAAAGCGGTCTTTCTTCAAGACCAAACAAATTATAAGCTAATGGAATATTATCATGGAAACTACTCTTACATCTACATCAATTCCCTACTCCCGAAAACATCAACTAGACCTGAATCCAACCACACATATCGAATCCAGCACTCTGGAGTATTTACACGTTGCTTTCCTACTCTGGGAGTATAAATGTACTTACAGCAAGAGAGAGTACCGCGCACTACTTGATACCTACGGATGGGATAAAGGAACTGCTGAAGAGAGACGAGCACTCAAGATAGCCGAAAACTTTCAAGAGTTTGCAACTTGTCCGCAGCATTTAGCACCGATTCCAGTCACGATACTTCTAAAACTATGTTCTAAAACATACCAACCAATTATCAGCCAGCTTCAAGATTATCCCATCGGTGGTTTAACCTGTGATCGCGTCTTGGAACTGATTGAGGAACGGAAAGCTTTACTGCTCGCTTCAAAACAAAGGCTTCAAGAAAGTGAGTCGGAAAAACCATCAGTTTGGCGCAGAACTCCGAAGGGCGATCGCTATTGTCAGTTCCCTCCAATGTGGGAAGACGACTATCAAACAGGGGTACTGGCGCAGGAGTTAATCGACGAGTACGGGCTACTTCCACAAGCTATATTGCGTTCGGCGATCGCAGACTATCACGCCAAGATTACTCAAGAAAAAGAACAGTCCCAAAAAGAGAGTGTTGAATCAGAAATGCTTGTAGTTGACTCGGAAATACCCCCACGAGTAGAAATATCAGAGAGTGAAGAATCTGTAGAAATTGACTCCAGTGTAGAGCAAAGCCAACAAAGCATTATCAGCAACGTTACCGAACAGCAATCAGTCGAAATTGATGAAACATCTATATTGGTAGAAAAGCTTAAGTTGGCAACTAGCTACTACCAAATCCGTTGTGCAATCTATCGCCACTTAAGTGTAAAAGATAAAGCTTGGGAGCAACTCTCCCACCAAGAAAAATCGAGAATTGAGAAATTACTACCCCAAGAAGTATTAGTCCTAAATCAAGCTAGAGAGAGGGGTTTGATTATTGACTATTACGAGTTAGAAACTGGGTGGTTCCAAATATTTATCGCAGGTGAAGACAAACCTGTAAGCGTTAGTAAATCGAGCGTAATTAGATGGTTAAAAGAGCAAGAAAGAATTAATTGTGTTGCAGTATAACCACCATAAACGCTACGCTTATAACGATAGGAATACTTGAGTAAAATAAAACTAAAATGGCTTTTTCTAGTGACTACCTACATGCTTTGGCGTGAAGGGTAGTTTTTTCTTTTAAAATTAAGTAATACTCTGATGAACAAGTTCTTAATGCTTTTTCAATATAAGAGTACCCTTGACCAATTTTGCAGAACCGCATACTCTGCAAAGTATGTTATTAATGCATGAGTCCCCAAGTCTATCAAGAACTTGTCTTAAAAATGAATCTTGTAGGTCAACAGCGTAAACGATTACAAGAAGCTCTAGTGAGTGCTTTTCCAACGAAAGCATCATTAGAGCAAATGCTGTCGCTTGAATTGAATAGGAACTTGGAGGCGATTGCTGGAGGAGATAATCTACGAGAAATTGTCTTTAAATTAATACAAACAGCAGAAGCACAGGGATGGGTTGAAGACCTAATCCGTGCAGCACGTGAGTCGAACCCAGGAAATCTTCTCTTGAGAGATATTGCTCAAGAGTTATTAAAAAATCATCAGACCTCCTCATCGACTATTTCTAGTGCAGATAGTACTCAACAGATAGCACTTCAAACGAATCCAGAGACTATTTCCCAAAAGACAGCGATAAAAATTCTCCACCTCGTCCTCAAACCTATTGGCAGCGATTACGCTGAGTGCCGTTACTTCTGGGATCATACCAACGATTCCCAGTCTTGTCAGCTATCCTTAGCTGAAATCAAGGAAGCAGAAAGAGATTACAACACACGCCCAGAAGATTACGCCAAAATGGGTCAAGCACTTTATAACTGGTTGGATGGGAGCGAGCGCATTCTTCAACAAGCTATCGACCAACATCGCCGTGATGGTATTGTTCTTGCCATTGCTGCAACAGAAGGACTGGCTCATCTACCTTGGGAAGTGCTACATGATGGTCAAAAGTTTTTGGTAGAACGCAGACCTGTCATTATTCCAGTAAGGTGGAAAGCTGATAGCAGACACTTGAGTTGGGAGAATCAACCTGAAAATCGTGCGCTGAATGTCTTGTTTATGGCAACTTCTCCTCAAGGAATAGAACGAGTGTTGGATTTTGAAGCAGAGGAAGGGCGCATTCTAGAGGCAACAAAGCGCATACCTTTATCTTTGACAGTTGAAGAAAGTGGTTGTCTAAAGGAATTAGGTTATTTAGTAAAAGAGTACGAACACGGCTACTTCGATGTCTTTCACCTAACGAGTCATGCAACTTTTAAAGATGAAAAACCCTGCTTCATTACCGAGACAGAATTAGGAGAACCAGAATATAGCAGTGTAGAAGACATTGCTGATGTACTGCAATTTAAACTTCCAAAGTTGATTTTCCTTTCAGGCTGTCCCACTGGATATTCTTGGGACAAAAGTATGGTTTCTTCAATGGCAGAAGCCCTATTGATGGAAGGGGCAACTGCGGTTTTAAGTTGGGGTAAGAAAGTTTTAGATACAGATGCCACCGCAGCAGCAACGTTATATGAAAATTTATCAGCAGGAAATAAAGTTACGGAAGCAGTTGCCCAAACTTACCAAACATTAATTAGAAAAAAATCACGAGATTGGCACTTGTTGAGATTGTATGTTGCTGAAACACTACCAGGAGCATTGGTGACACCGTTGAGGACACCAGGACGCAAACCAGCACCTCGCCCTTCTGTTGCTACTGAGTTTTTAGATTTTGAAAAGAAAGTTAGAGTTGCCACTCGTGAGAACTTTATTGGTCGTCGCCGTCAATTACAAAACTGTTTGCGGACACTCAAGAGTTCTAATGAAAAGATTGGAGTTTTAATTCATGGCATGGGAGGATTGGGAAAAAGTACCATCGCTTCTCGACTATGTGACCGATTATCTGGACATCAAAAAATCGTGTGTTGGCGACAAATTAATGAATCTAGCTTGGTGAATCAGCTAGCAGATTTGATGAAAAATCCAGAAGAACGGGCAGCACTCAAAGAAGGGAAAGAGGAACTAAAATATCGATTGCGAGATGCATTGAGTAAGTTGAACCAATTGGTGTTGGTGTTTGATGACTTTGAATGGAATTTAGAGCCTCGTGATGGAAGGTATATTCTTAAATCTAATGTTGTCCCGATATGGCGTGCTTTAGTAGAAGCAATTCAAAAGCAAGAGAATATTAGCTACCACCATATTATTATTACCTGTCGTTATGATTTTGAATCTGACTTATTGCGAGACTTCCACAAGCAACCGTTAGAGGGATTACGGAAATCCGATCTCCAAAAAAAGCTAAAGCAATTAGAAGCTTTTCATTCTGATAAAATAGATAAGAAGTTAATTGAACAAGCTTTACAACTAGCTGATGGGAATCCTCGGTTGTTGGAATGGTTAAATGATGAGGTGCTGTCAAAGGAGGATGCTGATTCAAAACTTAGTCAATTAGAAGCTAGTTCTGAAAGTTGGAAGGAAAAGATTATTTGGGTAACAGAAGACGCTCCTAAATTAAAAATCGACTCCTCCACTGAGAGAATAGTCAGTTGGTGTTTGGTATTTGAAATACCCGTTCCTATGTCAGCATTAGAAGCAGTTTGTGAATCTATCTTTGGCTACAAAGAACAGTTAGAACGAGCACTTGAATTAGGACTGATAGAAGTGAGTCCTGAGCCAGACGAATCAAAACGGGCTTATCGAGTTTCGCGTATCTTACCCCACATCATACCCACTATCAAATTACCTGAAGAACCAAAAGTATATTTATTGTATCGTAAAGCCTTAAATAAGTTATACGAGTTATGGGGAAATAAGAAAAATAGAAGTGAAGAACAATGGAGAGAAATCTTTCGTTTGGCACTGGCTGACAAAGAAAATCAAGAGCGATTTAGAGAGCAATTTTACAGAATGCTGAAAGTACAATATAATTCAGAAGCCGATAAAGCTTTAGAATCAGAACTTAGAAAATTTCGACAAGAGCTATCAGAAGAAAGCCTATGTATTCAATTAGAAGAAGATTTACAAAATTCAAGCGAATTGAGATGGGAAAAAGCTGATGAGGAAACCGTTTGGATTTTTTATCAGGTAATGATACTAAATGATTTTTTCGATTTTCGGGAGCTATTTAGAAACTTTCCATATGAAACTTTAAACAAAATCAATCAACTATGGCTAAAATATAGTAACGGAAAATATGGTTTCAGCGTTCAAAGAAAGATATGGGTAAGTGTGAATGAAGATATTCAAAAGTACGGAGACAGAGTAGGATGGAGTGATTTGAAGATAAAAGGTGGGAAGGAAGGCTACTACCCTATAAAAATATATACCCGAAACTTAGACGTTGTGGGGGGCTTTAGTAGGAGGTGGAGGGTGGAATTCATAGTTGGGGCTGATTGTATTTAAGGGTATTGAAGCTAACGGTGCGGGAAAATCTAATTTTATCGGCTTCTTTCGTATGCTTGAGCAAAATTCAATAAGAAGAAATAGGTGTTCGGTGCTGTATCTATAAAATGGGCAGAGCGATCGCTTGACTCAACCAATCAGTGACTTTCAACAAGACAGGCTTTGCCTTTTCCCAAAGTGTCTTACCCTTTGCTTCGTTTTGACTAGCATTTTGCAAGATTTCAGCTACACCTCCAAGATTGATTGCAATCAGTGCTTTGTTCGGTTCTGCTTTCGCAGTTGCAATTCTCGCTGCACCTAAATACATAATCGCTTCCTCTTTTGTATTAACTGGGAGTTCTGCGCTGCTAATCATCTGCTCAATTTCTGCAAGCATCTGGATAACTTCTTCTTTAGTTGGCTGTTTACTAGTTGCTCCTTGGGTTGTCATTGTCTGTTGATTATTATTACCAATAGCAGCCTGCATCCCACCATGAACAGTTCCACCGTTAACGCTTTGAGAAATTCCACCGTTATTTCTTGGTGGTGAATTTTGTTTCGTAGCAAAATATTCCTCTGTATTTATTTGTGGTTCTATCTGTTTGTCTAAAGCTTGAGGTAAACGCGGTCTAAACTTTAGTACAGGAGTTTCGGACTCTGGAATTCCCTCTAGATCGATTGAAGCACAACCGACTTCAAAACAAACATCATAGGAACTTCCAGCCCCCAATGCATCATAAAACCCAACAGCAAATTCGGTGGCAGCAGTATCTCCAATTGGACGGTTCATACCTATCACACAATCAATATGTTGGTGAATGGCATCTGCTTGTACTTCTGAGTAGCAGGCATTCAGTAAAACACACTCAATTTGGTTTTGAAATAACTTAAATAATCGGGCTAAGGATTCACTGCTTACCAATTGCATTTGCCCAGAATTATTTTCTAAAACCAAACCATCAGTTCCTGAGCCATGCCCAGAAAAGTGAACGATTGTTGGTTGATGATCTAACAATGCGCGGCGTAAGTCCTCAACTCGTACTGCACAAGAGGTGATAGTTTCAAACTGTTCTCGATTTTTAGCTCGTTTAATTGCAGCTTGGATATTCCGCACTTCTTCATCTAAACGTAGTATATTTGTGTCTTTGGGATTGGCAGATAAAATTAAAATTGTTTTTTGAGAAACTCCACTGGAATTTTTAGTCATAATACCTACCTGTTCAGCATTTTGGTATTTTTATTTCCTCTGGCTAATTGATGTATTAGTTTTGCAAATTGTTAATGCTTCTTGCTCATTTGGATAATTAACCAAGTAGTCATTCAACCACCTACAACCCCTCTGCATTAACTTCTTGCTATCTACTAGTTCATCTAGTTCGCCAAAATTCCATATAATCACTGTTTTATCATCGCTAGCAGAGGCGATACTCTTACCATCTGGACTAAAAACGACACTGCTTACAGCACCATTATGCCCTTTAAGGGTTGCGAGTTCTTCTCCCTTTAAATTCCAAAGTTTTATAGTTTTGTCATAACTACCACTAGCAATTGTTTTGCTATCTGGACTAAAACTAATGCTGGTAACAGCACTATAATGTCCGGTTAAAGTTTTTAATTCCTTGCCTTCTGTATTCCAAAGTTTGGCAGTACTATCATCACTACTAGTAGCAATATTTTTACTATCTGGACTAAAATTAACACTGGTAACGCGACTTTTATGCCCACGCAAGGTTTTAATTTCGTTACCTTGCAAGTCCCAAAGTCTAACAGTGTTGTCGTCACTTGTAGACGCGATAGTTTTGCCATCGGGACTGAAACCAACATTTATGACAGGACTACTGTGCTTGTTAAGGGTATGTAATAGTCTACCTTCTGAACTCCAAAGTTTAACTGTGTTGTCTTCGCCAGCAGAGGCTATTGTTTTGCTGTTAGGACTGATACTGACGCTGTTAACAGCACTACTATGCCCAGTAAAAGTTTTGATTTGTTTACCAGAAATATCCCAAAGATGAAACTGTCGAAGCCATGTAGCTGAGACAATTTTTTGGCCATCGCGGCTAAAGCTTATGCTGGTTATAGGATGGGCATCGCGTATAAAATTTAGAGGAAGTAGTTCACCTAATCTATTCCAAAATCTGACTGTGTTGTCGTAACTAGCAGAGGCAATCATTTTGTTATCAGGGCTAAAAACGATACTAGTAACACGACGATTATGCCCAGTCAAGATTTGAAGTTTTTTATCTTGGGGATTATTTTCCCAAATTCTGATTGTGTTGTCCCAACTAGCAGAAGCAATTACTTTACTATCGGAACCGAAAACAACACGAGTAACATTATCATCGTGTCCAATCAATGTTTGCAATTCTTGAGGTTCTTTGCCTTGTAAACTCCAGAGTTTAATAGTGTCATCATAACTACTAGTGACAAGGTTCTTACCATCAGAACTGAAACTAACGCTAGTTACAGCTTCACGATGTCCTCTCAGGGTTGTCAGTTTCTCGCCTTGAAGGTTCCAAAGTACGACAGTGTTATCAAAACTAGCAGAAGCAATTTTTTTACCATCTGGGCTGAAGCTAACGCTAGTGATATTATCACTATGCCCTTTATAACTTTGGAGTAAATTGCCTTGTGTATTCCAGATTTTGACGCTGGTATTCCCTCCCGCAGAAGCGATTTTTGTGCCACCAGGGCTAAAACTAACGCTATACACAGGAGCGCCATGCCCGGTAATATTTCTCATTAGTTCGCCTTGTGTATTCCAAAGTTTAACAGTGCCGTCGTTACTACCTGTAGCAATAGTTGACCCATCAGGGCTGAAACTAACGCTGGTTACACTATCTTTATACCCTGTGAAGGTTTTGAGTAATTTGCCTTCCATATTCCAGAGCTTAACTGTTTTATCTTCACTACCAGTAACAATAATTGATTCATCTGGGCTAAAACTAACACATTTTACAGCACTATTATGTCCTGTAAGGGTTTTTAATTGTCTACCTGAAATATCCCAAAGTTTGACTGTCCCATCATCACTTGCGGAGGCAACTAAGTTACCATTACGATTAATACTAATGTTGTTTACAGCCCGGTTATGTCCCTTTAACCTATTACGCTCTCTGACGCTGTAAACTGCTTGTCGCAAAATTGCCAAGATCTGATTTTTAGCATCAGATGTAGCCAAATTCTCATCTTGTAGCTTTTCTCCAGCCTTTAAACTTTGTACTAGGGCATCAAATAATCTTCCCGACCCAAGAAGTACCTCAGAAGAAGTATTAAGAGCTTGGATTTCGCTGATATCTGCTCTTTTTCTTTGCTCCTCAGCCCTTTGTGCCCAATCTATGGCTTTTCGTCTTTGTATTTCTATAAATCCAGCTAGAACCATCACAATTATTAAAAAACAAGTAAGTCCAATAATTGTTCTGTGTCGTTGGCGCTCGTTCAACTTAATACTGGCATCGATAAACTGGTTTGCATCCTCGTTGAAGCCCCCAAAAACTTGATTAAACGTTAAATCTTTTCTGAGTTCCTTTACCTTCTCTAACCGAGAACCTCTCCACAGATCTTTCTCAGATTTGTGATTGTTAAACCAAAGATACACATCATCATTTAAGCGATTTTTTAAGGCAATGTGATTCCGACTTTCCATCATCCAATTATTGAGAGTTTCCCAAGAAATAAGTAACGTTTCGTGGGCAATTTCTACTGTAGGTTGTTGAGATTCCAATGGGTAGTTACTAACCAATAAATTTTCATTAATCAATTTTATCAGCACGCTATTTTCAAGTACATCATTAAACTCAGAACGCAAAGCTCTTCTGCGAACTGGCTGACATTCATTACCAAAAGCTTTATTCCCACCAATATCAACTAGTTTAAGAA from Scytonema hofmannii PCC 7110 encodes the following:
- a CDS encoding effector-associated domain EAD1-containing protein, encoding MSPQVYQELVLKMNLVGQQRKRLQEALVSAFPTKASLEQMLSLELNRNLEAIAGGDNLREIVFKLIQTAEAQGWVEDLIRAARESNPGNLLLRDIAQELLKNHQTSSSTISSADSTQQIALQTNPETISQKTAIKILHLVLKPIGSDYAECRYFWDHTNDSQSCQLSLAEIKEAERDYNTRPEDYAKMGQALYNWLDGSERILQQAIDQHRRDGIVLAIAATEGLAHLPWEVLHDGQKFLVERRPVIIPVRWKADSRHLSWENQPENRALNVLFMATSPQGIERVLDFEAEEGRILEATKRIPLSLTVEESGCLKELGYLVKEYEHGYFDVFHLTSHATFKDEKPCFITETELGEPEYSSVEDIADVLQFKLPKLIFLSGCPTGYSWDKSMVSSMAEALLMEGATAVLSWGKKVLDTDATAAATLYENLSAGNKVTEAVAQTYQTLIRKKSRDWHLLRLYVAETLPGALVTPLRTPGRKPAPRPSVATEFLDFEKKVRVATRENFIGRRRQLQNCLRTLKSSNEKIGVLIHGMGGLGKSTIASRLCDRLSGHQKIVCWRQINESSLVNQLADLMKNPEERAALKEGKEELKYRLRDALSKLNQLVLVFDDFEWNLEPRDGRYILKSNVVPIWRALVEAIQKQENISYHHIIITCRYDFESDLLRDFHKQPLEGLRKSDLQKKLKQLEAFHSDKIDKKLIEQALQLADGNPRLLEWLNDEVLSKEDADSKLSQLEASSESWKEKIIWVTEDAPKLKIDSSTERIVSWCLVFEIPVPMSALEAVCESIFGYKEQLERALELGLIEVSPEPDESKRAYRVSRILPHIIPTIKLPEEPKVYLLYRKALNKLYELWGNKKNRSEEQWREIFRLALADKENQERFREQFYRMLKVQYNSEADKALESELRKFRQELSEESLCIQLEEDLQNSSELRWEKADEETVWIFYQVMILNDFFDFRELFRNFPYETLNKINQLWLKYSNGKYGFSVQRKIWVSVNEDIQKYGDRVGWSDLKIKGGKEGYYPIKIYTRNLDVVGGFSRRWRVEFIVGADCI
- a CDS encoding CHAT domain-containing protein, translated to MTKNSSGVSQKTILILSANPKDTNILRLDEEVRNIQAAIKRAKNREQFETITSCAVRVEDLRRALLDHQPTIVHFSGHGSGTDGLVLENNSGQMQLVSSESLARLFKLFQNQIECVLLNACYSEVQADAIHQHIDCVIGMNRPIGDTAATEFAVGFYDALGAGSSYDVCFEVGCASIDLEGIPESETPVLKFRPRLPQALDKQIEPQINTEEYFATKQNSPPRNNGGISQSVNGGTVHGGMQAAIGNNNQQTMTTQGATSKQPTKEEVIQMLAEIEQMISSAELPVNTKEEAIMYLGAARIATAKAEPNKALIAINLGGVAEILQNASQNEAKGKTLWEKAKPVLLKVTDWLSQAIALPIL
- a CDS encoding eIF2A-related protein, which produces MSEHPNPDLEPKLPTPQQSIHQQANDSTVDTGMQAVIGNDNVLIQGDNNVVTFQKTLQISVDEIKTREFLQISPYKGLKKFDLEDKDRFFGRDQFLKSLIQELEQTNLILLLGASGSGKSSVVRAGLIPWLLQKYGSQLVSLTFTPDVNPFESLYATLLSKYAQKTVQFVREAKVETLTLMVRKLKQTDDYWLIFIDQFEELFTTSQPDKRNNFIATLIQLTKAKEPRVKVIATMRADFLDRLSPYPQLVKVTDKHRPIIAQMQSDELRLAIEQPAAYHGVVFEPGLVEEIIKDVQRQAGYLPLLQYTLNLLWETEVKNGSINNRTLNISTYRQLGGVRGALQQRVDKIYDDLSGREKIATQRIFLKLVDIGGNKAFGNECQPVRRRALRSEFNDVLENSVLIKLINENLLVSNYPLESQQPTVEIAHETLLISWETLNNWMMESRNHIALKNRLNDDVYLWFNNHKSEKDLWRGSRLEKVKELRKDLTFNQVFGGFNEDANQFIDASIKLNERQRHRTIIGLTCFLIIVMVLAGFIEIQRRKAIDWAQRAEEQRKRADISEIQALNTSSEVLLGSGRLFDALVQSLKAGEKLQDENLATSDAKNQILAILRQAVYSVRERNRLKGHNRAVNNISINRNGNLVASASDDGTVKLWDISGRQLKTLTGHNSAVKCVSFSPDESIIVTGSEDKTVKLWNMEGKLLKTFTGYKDSVTSVSFSPDGSTIATGSNDGTVKLWNTQGELMRNITGHGAPVYSVSFSPGGTKIASAGGNTSVKIWNTQGNLLQSYKGHSDNITSVSFSPDGKKIASASFDNTVVLWNLQGEKLTTLRGHREAVTSVSFSSDGKNLVTSSYDDTIKLWSLQGKEPQELQTLIGHDDNVTRVVFGSDSKVIASASWDNTIRIWENNPQDKKLQILTGHNRRVTSIVFSPDNKMIASASYDNTVRFWNRLGELLPLNFIRDAHPITSISFSRDGQKIVSATWLRQFHLWDISGKQIKTFTGHSSAVNSVSISPNSKTIASAGEDNTVKLWSSEGRLLHTLNKHSSPVINVGFSPDGKTIASTSDDNTVRLWDLQGNEIKTLRGHKSRVTSVNFSPDSKNIATSSDDSTAKLWNTEGKELKTLTGHYSAVTSISFSPDSKTIASGSYDKTIKLWNLKGEELATLKGHNGAVSSVVFSPDGKSIASASDDKTVIIWNFGELDELVDSKKLMQRGCRWLNDYLVNYPNEQEALTICKTNTSISQRK